A stretch of the Uranotaenia lowii strain MFRU-FL chromosome 3, ASM2978415v1, whole genome shotgun sequence genome encodes the following:
- the LOC129756303 gene encoding isocitrate dehydrogenase [NAD] subunit gamma, mitochondrial, with amino-acid sequence MALRLFRRSQELVTPIIKRGCVVSAFDLQHKNPIQKKVDQIPVAQYGGRHTATMLPGGGIGPELMNYVKEVFRFAGVPVDFEIVDIDPASEGNEDLEYAITSMKRNGVAIKGNIETKSEELGVISRNVALRNELDLYVNVLHCKSYNAIPAHHKNVDIFIIRQNTEGEYAMLEHESVKGVVESMKIVTEEHAYRLARWAFEFARNNGRKKVTTIHKANIMKLADGLFLRAGREVAKEFPDIQHNDMIIDNCCMQLVSNPHQFDVMVTTNLYGSITSNVLCGLVGGAGLFSGRNYGDHYAVFEPGTRNTGTAIAGKNIANPVAMLQAAVDMLYHLGHRYHADCISDAIHKTIEVDGIHTPDLGGQNSSTDVVQNILQHLAEKRTYWQHGKDN; translated from the exons ATGGCCCTCCGTTTGTTCCGACGAAGCCAGGAGCTGGTAACTCCGATCATCAAAAGG GGATGTGTGGTTTCTGCCTTCGATCTGCAGCACAAGAACCCCATCCAGAAGAAGGTGGACCAGATTCCGGTAGCTCAGTACGGTGGCCGGCACACGGCGACCATGCTTCCGGGCGGTGGAATCGGTCCGGAGCTGATGAACTACGTTAAGGAGGTGTTCCGTTTCGCTGGTGTTCCGGTCGACTTCGAGATTGTTGACATTGATCCAGCGAGCGAGGGCAATGAAGATCTCGAGTACGCAATTACTTCGATGAAGAGGAATGGCGTTGCCATCAAGGGTAACATCGAGACCAAATCGGAAGAGCTCGGAGTCATCTCCAGAAATGTTGCCCTGCGTAACGAGCTGGATTTGTACGTGAACGTGTTGCACTGCAAGTCCTACAATGCCATTCCGGCTCACCACAAGAACGTGGATATATTCATCATCCGACAGAACACTGAAGGTGAATATGCCATGTTGGAACACGAGAGTGTTAAGGGAGTCGTTGAGAGTATGAAGATTGTGACAGAGGAGCACGCCTATCGGTTGGCCAGGTGGGCGTTTGAATTTGCCCGAAACAATGGCCGCAAGAAGGTGACTACCATCCACAAGGCCAACATCATGAAGCTGGCTGATGGGTTGTTCCTGAGGGCTGGCCGCGAGGTTGCCAAAGAATTCCCGGACATTCAGCATAACGATATGATTATCGACAACTGCTGCATGCAGCTCGTGTCGAATCCGCATCAGTTCGACGTGATGGTCACCACCAATCTTTACGGAAGTATCACATCGAATGTGCTGTGCGGTTTGGTCGGTGGAGCGGGACTGTTCTCGGGACGGAACTATGGAGATCAT TACGCTGTGTTCGAGCCGGGCACCCGTAACACCGGCACGGCCATCGCTGGCAAGAACATCGCCAACCCGGTCGCGATGCTGCAGGCCGCCGTAGACATGTTGTACCATTTGGGCCATCGGTACCATGCGGATTGCATTTCCGATGCCATCCACAAGACGATCGAGGTCGATGGAATTCACACTCCCG ATTTGGGCGGACAAAACAGCAGCACCGATGTCGTTCAGAACATTCTGCAGCACCTGGCCGAGAAGCGAACCTACTG GCAACACGGAAAGGACAACTAA
- the LOC129756301 gene encoding nascent polypeptide-associated complex subunit alpha, muscle-specific form-like isoform X2 — protein MKIGVLVLVFLIVCVHHESWGQQKPTIKTTTKAAASHKGTSPKPTPAQSGKLVATTAKRGPVTTKKAVASGKSGKLVATTPKKGPVPTKKTVSSDRSGKLVATTPKKGPGVTTKKSTAASGKSGKIVATTPKKAPAVATTKKTTAPKGSGKHVATTTKKRPVAPVVIENKSGNLKAPTTKAPKNQPMKMSTTKKGATTAKGFKIQPIPRKETSDNSPIISPFASVFSLPPGMLASPIFPGVAYTAIPYKLDPPPASNSSGNATESSTPGSPANELPASSNSSSVPTIDTLFNSTDTDYDSVPIASPNVGLSEDGNDTLEPQESEETEASTPPQLGEREGEIQPNAETISTTTVKQRIRMRRRKTTPATPFRRRFKRRKTTIPANEATETTTEQSSGS, from the exons ATGAAGATCGGTGTCCTGGTTCTGGTGTTTTTGATCGTTTGTGTCCATCAT GAATCCTGGGGACAACAAAAACCAACCATCAAAACAACAACCAAAGCTGCTGCCAGCCATAAAGGAACATCGCCGAAACCGACCCCGGCTCAATCGGGGAAACTGGTAGCTACTACCGCGAAAAGAGGACCAGTCACCACGAAGAAAGCTGTTGCCTCCGGAAAATCTGGAAAGTTAGTGGCGACTACCCCAAAAAAGGGACCGGTTCCCACGAAAAAAACAGTTTCCTCTGACCGATCTGGGAAGCTGGTGGCAACTACTCCGAAGAAGGGTCCGGGAGTCACTACGAAAAAATCGACGGCAGCTAGTGGGAAATCCGGGAAAATTGTGGCAACGACACCGAAAAAAGCACCAGCGGTGGCTACCACGAAAAAAACAACGGCCCCCAAAGGATCGGGAAAACATGTAGCAACTACAACGAAAAAACGACCCGTGGCGCCAGTTGTGATTGAAAACAAATCCGGAAATTTG AAAGCGCCAACTACTAAGGCAccaaag aACCAACCTATGAAAATGAGCACGACAAAAAAG GGCGCAACTACAGCTAAG gGTTTTAAGATACAACCTATCCCGAGAAAGGAAACTTCGGACAATTCGCCTATCATATCACCG TTTGCGTCTGTGTTTTCACTTCCTCCGGGCATGCTAGCTTCACCAATTTTCCCCGGTGTTGCCTACACTGCTATACCCTACAAATTGGATCCTCCACCTGCGTCTAACAGCTCCGGCAATGCGACGGAAAGTTCAACTCCTGGTAGTCCGGCTAACGAACTTCCTGctagcagcaacagcagctcAGTTCCAACGATTGACACACTGTTTAACTCTACCGATACGGATTACGACTCAGTGCCGATAGCTTCACCGAACGTTGGACTAAGTGAAGACGGAAATGACACTTTGGAACCCCAGGAAAGCGAAGAGACCGAAGCATCAACGCCGCCGCAGTTGGGAGAGAGGGAAGGAGAGATACAACCGAACGCAGAGACGATTTCAACGACGACCGTGAAGCAGCGCATCAGAATGAGAAGACGAAAGACAACGCCTGCTACACCGTTTAGGCGGCGATTCAAGCGAAGGAAGACTACGATTCCAGCGAATGAGGCTACGGAAACAACCACAGAACAGAGTTCTGGATCATGA
- the LOC129756301 gene encoding proteoglycan 4-like isoform X1, with protein MKIGVLVLVFLIVCVHHESWGQQKPTIKTTTKAAASHKGTSPKPTPAQSGKLVATTAKRGPVTTKKAVASGKSGKLVATTPKKGPVPTKKTVSSDRSGKLVATTPKKGPGVTTKKSTAASGKSGKIVATTPKKAPAVATTKKTTAPKGSGKHVATTTKKRPVAPVVIENKSGNLKAPTTKAPKNQPMKMSTTKKGATTAKPPKDTLESILGSIRNTKLDLNEPLIKRRLDPDQSEEIPPLVFETVDPRMMLRSRNRVNRTTTQTARALVETELFGLGETTRRPGQDNETTESISRLSTESNEERWTEVENVTIALNEDETTTKLLLVTVEKTNGEVETTERSTPELSEATTTTRILDEQPVMNEGIPSTASNMVEQTSTPMSDVTSTRKRSRVRKTTRKLKKRRITTTTQPTTASEE; from the exons ATGAAGATCGGTGTCCTGGTTCTGGTGTTTTTGATCGTTTGTGTCCATCAT GAATCCTGGGGACAACAAAAACCAACCATCAAAACAACAACCAAAGCTGCTGCCAGCCATAAAGGAACATCGCCGAAACCGACCCCGGCTCAATCGGGGAAACTGGTAGCTACTACCGCGAAAAGAGGACCAGTCACCACGAAGAAAGCTGTTGCCTCCGGAAAATCTGGAAAGTTAGTGGCGACTACCCCAAAAAAGGGACCGGTTCCCACGAAAAAAACAGTTTCCTCTGACCGATCTGGGAAGCTGGTGGCAACTACTCCGAAGAAGGGTCCGGGAGTCACTACGAAAAAATCGACGGCAGCTAGTGGGAAATCCGGGAAAATTGTGGCAACGACACCGAAAAAAGCACCAGCGGTGGCTACCACGAAAAAAACAACGGCCCCCAAAGGATCGGGAAAACATGTAGCAACTACAACGAAAAAACGACCCGTGGCGCCAGTTGTGATTGAAAACAAATCCGGAAATTTG AAAGCGCCAACTACTAAGGCAccaaag aACCAACCTATGAAAATGAGCACGACAAAAAAG GGCGCAACTACAGCTAAG cccccaaaagacacattggAATCAATACTTGGTTCCATTCGGAATACTAAGCTCGATTTGAAT gaACCACTCATTAAGCGTCGTTTGGATCCGGATCAG TCCGAGGAAATCCCACCGCTGGTATTCGAAACCGTCGACCCTCGGATGATGCTTCGTTCAAGGAATCGCGTAAACCGGACGACGACACAAACGGCTAGGGCTTTGGTGGAAACCGAACTTTTCGGTCTTGGCGAGACGACGAGACGACCGGGTCAAGATAATGAGACCACCGAATCGATAAGTCGTTTGTCGACCGAGTCTAACGAGGAACGTTGGACAGAAGTGGAGAATGTTACGATAGCGCTGAACGAAGATGAAACAACGACAAAACTGCTACTGGTGACGGTTGAGAAAACGAACGGTGAAGTTGAAACTACCGAAAGATCTACCCCGGAGTTGAGTGAAGCAACAACGACAACACGTATCCTCGACGAACAACCGGTTATGAATGAAGGAATACCAAGCACTGCGAGTAATATGGTAGAACAAACTTCGACACCTATGAGTGATGTCACATCTACCCGTAAGCGATCTCGCGTTAGGAAAACTACAAGGAAACTCAAAAAGCGTAGAATAACGACCACAACACAACCTACGACGGCGAGTGAAGAATGA